From the Roseibium salinum genome, one window contains:
- a CDS encoding DUF6714 family protein, translated as MIEDDLCRWIEEAFEDVPQPSDDELLHPGCMDDCDILQFYGGVSSQDMSGAMIVYNYAALTAFSAAAFRYYLPAYMLWTLRNPDSIEYAGEATLRALDPGTADEMLHDFQKSHFDELDRAQVEVVKAFLLTISDHPDLGEYADAALLNHWLDA; from the coding sequence ATGATCGAGGATGACCTTTGCCGCTGGATCGAGGAAGCCTTCGAGGACGTTCCGCAGCCTTCGGATGACGAGCTTCTGCATCCCGGCTGCATGGACGATTGCGACATCCTGCAGTTCTATGGCGGTGTCTCCAGCCAGGACATGAGCGGCGCGATGATCGTCTATAATTATGCCGCGCTGACGGCATTCAGCGCCGCGGCGTTCCGGTACTATCTTCCCGCCTACATGCTCTGGACCCTGCGCAATCCCGACAGCATCGAATATGCGGGCGAGGCCACCCTGCGCGCGCTCGATCCGGGAACGGCGGACGAAATGCTTCATGATTTTCAAAAGTCGCATTTTGACGAGCTGGACCGGGCGCAGGTCGAGGTGGTCAAGGCCTTCCTGCTGACCATAAGCGACCATCCGGATCTGGGGGAGTATGCGGATGCGGCGCTGCTGAACCATTGGCTGGACGCATAG
- a CDS encoding adenylate/guanylate cyclase domain-containing protein → MKRKLAAVLAADMAGYSRLMETDEEGTLARLRSHRIELIDPVIAKNQGNIIKTTGDGMLVEFQSVCDAVRCASEIQFRMRRRNSDVAPDRRIQFRIGINLGDIIFDDDDIYGDGVNIAARLEQLAEVGGICVSQAVRDQVAERLDVTFEDLGERTLKNIARPVRVWQVVANEETRPAGGTAERQSVVKPAIAVLPFANMSGDAEQEYFVDGLTEDIITELSRRHELFVISRNSTFVYKGQAANLRDVAEKLGAQYLVEGSVRKSGDRLRVTVQLIDTANDTHIWAEKYDRTLDDVFAIQDEVTGAIVATLPGRVEAAQQDLVVRKTPSSLAAYECVLAAKVRHHRSAHEENLEAQRLIERAITLDPDYAHAHAWRGCILGQAWVHGWLEDPDASYDVAVGELEKARALDDNDADVHRILAAMAVIADDLTRARYHQERALALNPNYDLVVVQQGELLTWLGRPQEGIEWIRKAMRLNPHHPERFWSHLGKAQFAARLYKDAIESFMHVTSMDAVQHAFVAANYSWLGDKMAAAAHLDRAIRLNPDFTIETFLGTMHYAEEGDLQHLRDGLAKAQEAAAA, encoded by the coding sequence ATGAAACGCAAACTCGCCGCTGTCCTGGCCGCCGACATGGCGGGATACTCTCGGCTCATGGAGACCGATGAGGAAGGCACGCTTGCGAGGCTGCGCAGCCACCGGATCGAGTTGATCGATCCGGTCATCGCCAAGAACCAGGGCAACATCATCAAGACCACCGGCGACGGCATGCTCGTCGAGTTTCAGTCGGTTTGCGACGCGGTGCGCTGTGCCTCGGAGATCCAGTTCAGGATGCGCCGCCGCAACAGCGATGTCGCGCCCGACCGGCGCATCCAGTTCCGCATCGGCATCAATCTCGGCGATATCATCTTCGACGACGACGATATCTATGGCGACGGCGTCAACATCGCCGCCCGCCTGGAGCAGCTCGCCGAAGTCGGCGGGATCTGCGTCAGCCAGGCGGTTCGCGACCAGGTTGCCGAACGGCTCGACGTCACGTTTGAAGATCTCGGCGAACGAACGCTGAAGAATATCGCCCGGCCGGTTCGGGTCTGGCAGGTTGTCGCGAATGAGGAGACGCGTCCCGCCGGCGGCACGGCCGAACGGCAATCCGTCGTCAAACCGGCAATCGCGGTTCTCCCCTTTGCCAACATGAGCGGCGATGCAGAACAGGAGTATTTCGTCGACGGGCTGACCGAGGACATCATCACCGAGCTGTCGCGCCGTCACGAATTGTTCGTCATCTCGCGCAACTCCACCTTCGTCTACAAGGGCCAGGCGGCAAACCTGCGCGACGTCGCCGAGAAGCTCGGCGCCCAGTATCTGGTCGAGGGAAGCGTCCGCAAGTCGGGCGACCGGTTGCGCGTTACCGTCCAGTTGATCGACACCGCCAACGACACCCATATCTGGGCCGAGAAATATGACCGGACCCTCGATGACGTCTTCGCCATTCAGGACGAGGTGACCGGAGCGATCGTCGCCACGCTGCCCGGGCGCGTCGAAGCCGCCCAGCAGGATCTGGTCGTCCGCAAGACGCCGTCAAGCCTGGCGGCATATGAGTGCGTGCTCGCCGCCAAGGTCCGCCATCACCGTTCTGCCCACGAGGAGAATCTCGAGGCGCAGAGGCTGATCGAGCGCGCCATCACCCTCGATCCGGATTACGCCCATGCCCATGCCTGGCGCGGCTGCATTCTCGGGCAGGCCTGGGTCCATGGCTGGCTCGAGGATCCCGATGCCTCGTACGACGTCGCCGTCGGCGAGTTGGAAAAGGCGCGTGCCCTGGACGACAACGATGCCGACGTCCACCGCATCCTTGCCGCCATGGCCGTCATCGCCGACGACCTGACCCGGGCCCGCTATCACCAGGAGCGCGCGCTGGCGCTGAACCCCAATTACGATCTGGTGGTTGTCCAGCAGGGTGAATTGCTGACCTGGCTCGGCCGGCCGCAGGAAGGAATCGAGTGGATCAGGAAGGCGATGCGCCTCAATCCGCACCATCCCGAACGCTTCTGGAGCCACCTCGGCAAGGCTCAGTTCGCCGCCCGCCTCTACAAGGACGCGATCGAGTCCTTCATGCATGTGACGTCAATGGATGCCGTCCAGCACGCGTTCGTCGCCGCCAATTACAGCTGGCTCGGCGACAAGATGGCCGCTGCCGCCCATCTTGACCGCGCCATCCGGCTCAATCCGGATTTCACCATCGAGACCTTTCTCGGCACCATGCATTACGCCGAGGAGGGCGACCTCCAGCACCTTCGCGACGGATTGGCAAAGGCCCAGGAAGCCGCAGCCGCGTGA
- a CDS encoding cupredoxin domain-containing protein: MRYLAMAVVSMALFASAAHAAGSHSGGHGHGDAEMMAIGKPGDAAAVTRIVTITMLENEDGAMLFEPASLSVKEGETLRLKYVNAGETEHEFVMDVHDSLMEHKKLMARFPEMEHDDPNAVRLAPGDEGEIVWTFSKAGDFEFACLIPGHYESGMKGRLTVDH; encoded by the coding sequence ATGAGATATCTGGCCATGGCCGTCGTTTCGATGGCTCTCTTTGCAAGCGCCGCTCACGCGGCCGGCAGCCACTCCGGCGGCCACGGACACGGCGACGCTGAAATGATGGCGATCGGCAAGCCGGGCGATGCAGCCGCGGTGACGCGGATCGTGACCATCACCATGCTGGAAAACGAAGACGGCGCGATGCTCTTCGAGCCGGCGTCGCTCAGCGTAAAGGAAGGCGAGACCCTTCGCCTGAAATACGTCAATGCCGGTGAAACCGAGCATGAATTCGTCATGGATGTCCATGATTCACTCATGGAACACAAGAAGTTGATGGCCAGGTTCCCCGAAATGGAGCATGACGACCCGAACGCCGTCCGCCTTGCTCCCGGAGACGAAGGGGAGATCGTCTGGACCTTCTCCAAGGCAGGCGACTTCGAGTTCGCCTGCCTCATCCCGGGCCATTACGAGTCCGGCATGAAGGGGCGTCTCACGGTCGATCACTAA
- a CDS encoding iron-containing alcohol dehydrogenase, which translates to MSLINYVTRVQFGYGEIATLKAELAIAGITRPVVVTDKGVRALGVIERIEAATGIVPVAIYDETPGNPNEAAAMKATALFRDAGGDGIIAIGGGSALDLAKAVAVMASHDGPLKTYAVIEGGLEKITSRTFPTIAIPTTAGTGSEVGRAAIVILEDGRKVGLLSPFLVPKAAIVDPELTLSLPPILTAATGMDAISHCIETYLAPSFNPPADGIALEGLRRGWANIRLAVEEPDNRDARANMAIVATMGAMAFQKGLGCVHSLSHSLGGINPKLHHGTLNAVFLPPVLDFNSTARTSVEEGKYARLADAMGLDAGDDLGAAVEAMTRAIGLPTRLSELGVTVDLFDRIVTGALADHSHRTNPREASAEDYRAMLQAVL; encoded by the coding sequence ATGAGCCTGATCAATTACGTAACTCGGGTCCAGTTCGGATACGGTGAGATCGCCACGCTGAAGGCGGAACTTGCGATTGCGGGAATTACGCGCCCGGTCGTCGTTACCGACAAGGGCGTACGTGCGCTTGGCGTGATCGAGCGCATCGAGGCGGCAACGGGCATCGTCCCGGTCGCAATCTATGACGAAACACCCGGAAATCCGAACGAGGCTGCCGCAATGAAGGCGACCGCCCTTTTCCGCGATGCGGGCGGCGACGGCATCATCGCCATCGGCGGCGGGTCGGCGCTGGACCTTGCGAAGGCAGTGGCGGTGATGGCCTCTCACGACGGGCCGCTGAAGACCTATGCCGTCATCGAAGGCGGCCTTGAGAAGATCACCTCCCGGACATTCCCGACAATTGCCATCCCGACGACCGCAGGGACCGGCAGTGAGGTGGGCCGCGCCGCAATCGTCATCCTCGAAGACGGCCGCAAGGTCGGGCTGCTGTCGCCCTTCCTCGTGCCAAAAGCCGCCATCGTCGACCCGGAACTGACGCTGAGCCTTCCGCCGATACTGACCGCGGCGACAGGAATGGACGCGATCTCGCATTGCATCGAAACCTACCTTGCGCCGTCGTTCAATCCGCCCGCTGACGGGATCGCACTCGAAGGGCTGCGCCGGGGGTGGGCGAACATCCGGCTTGCAGTTGAAGAGCCGGACAATCGCGACGCGCGCGCCAACATGGCCATCGTGGCGACAATGGGTGCGATGGCCTTTCAGAAGGGCCTGGGATGCGTGCACAGCCTCAGCCATTCGCTTGGGGGCATCAACCCGAAACTGCACCACGGCACGCTGAACGCGGTCTTCCTGCCACCGGTCCTGGACTTCAACAGCACTGCGCGAACCTCCGTCGAGGAGGGCAAGTACGCCCGGCTTGCCGATGCCATGGGGCTGGACGCGGGCGACGATCTCGGCGCGGCGGTCGAAGCCATGACGCGCGCCATCGGCCTGCCGACCCGATTGTCCGAACTTGGCGTCACCGTGGATCTGTTCGACCGGATCGTGACGGGCGCACTCGCCGACCACAGCCATCGCACCAATCCGCGCGAGGCATCGGCAGAGGACTACCGCGCCATGCTGCAGGCAGTGCTTTGA
- a CDS encoding Lrp/AsnC family transcriptional regulator, which produces MTFRKGTNVPHSAKTDAIRSTPSQGRVLDAFDRKILAALTVDAGISYAELGQKVGLSAPAAHERVKKLRASGCVYRTVALLDGPAIGKPLLAFIHVDTAGWGATKELMSIADLPEVEEIHSVTGDTSMLIKVRCASSRALEALLARLYAAPGVTSTRSYITLSTYLERPAQAGITDFEGENPAEPV; this is translated from the coding sequence ATGACATTCCGCAAAGGGACTAATGTGCCACATTCTGCAAAAACAGACGCCATTCGGTCCACGCCTTCTCAAGGGCGTGTGCTTGATGCTTTCGACCGAAAAATATTAGCCGCCCTGACCGTCGACGCCGGGATCAGTTACGCAGAGCTTGGGCAGAAAGTTGGACTGTCAGCTCCCGCGGCTCACGAGCGGGTAAAGAAACTGCGTGCTTCGGGCTGCGTCTATCGGACGGTGGCGCTGCTCGATGGACCGGCAATCGGCAAGCCCCTCCTTGCATTCATCCATGTCGATACCGCCGGCTGGGGGGCGACGAAGGAGCTCATGTCGATCGCCGACCTGCCGGAGGTGGAGGAAATCCACTCGGTCACAGGCGACACGAGCATGCTGATCAAGGTCCGCTGCGCCTCAAGCCGCGCGCTTGAAGCCCTTCTCGCGCGTCTCTACGCGGCCCCGGGCGTGACGAGCACGAGGAGCTATATCACCCTGTCGACCTATCTTGAGCGTCCGGCGCAGGCAGGCATCACCGACTTCGAAGGGGAGAATCCGGCGGAGCCTGTGTGA
- a CDS encoding dihydrofolate reductase family protein, whose translation MGKLTYGMMMSLDGFVADPSDHFDEDALGFINDEMRKLGTEIYGRRMYESMVYWETFPEKSGAEHANEFARIWKELDKLVISSSLEQASSGKTRILREFRPEDIRRLKAESAKDISVAGPTLAAAFIKAGLVDEFALYSVPVVAGVGNPVFKGIEGQLDLEFVEERRFPRGMAFQRYVRRNKSA comes from the coding sequence ATGGGCAAGCTGACATACGGCATGATGATGTCGCTCGACGGCTTCGTTGCCGATCCGTCGGACCACTTCGACGAGGACGCCCTCGGGTTCATTAACGACGAGATGCGTAAACTCGGCACCGAAATCTATGGCCGGCGCATGTACGAATCCATGGTCTACTGGGAAACTTTTCCGGAAAAGAGTGGAGCCGAACACGCCAACGAATTTGCTCGTATCTGGAAGGAACTCGATAAGCTGGTCATCTCTTCGAGCCTCGAACAGGCGTCGAGTGGCAAGACGCGGATCCTGCGCGAGTTCCGGCCGGAGGACATCCGGCGGCTCAAGGCGGAATCGGCCAAGGACATTTCGGTCGCCGGTCCGACCCTGGCAGCGGCATTCATCAAAGCCGGCCTGGTAGATGAATTCGCGCTCTACTCTGTTCCGGTGGTCGCCGGCGTGGGCAATCCCGTGTTCAAGGGCATCGAGGGACAGCTCGATCTCGAGTTTGTCGAAGAGCGGAGGTTCCCCCGGGGTATGGCGTTCCAGCGCTATGTGCGGCGGAACAAATCCGCATGA
- a CDS encoding class I SAM-dependent methyltransferase, with translation MTFNRADFYDAELRRHHEHFRAALHIGLKDRVLDIGCGAGQTTRDAARIAREGKVVGVDVSEELLQVARRRSSEQGLHNVAFALGDAQTKAFPAVHFDLCISRFGAMFFADPAAAFANLGRAVRPGARLVLMVWQAADRNEWATAIPDALAPGRAPANAAAFSLADPAVTTDILTQAGFASVEFAQVHEPVFYGPNIDAAHEAVAGLFMEQGDSRSPEKEGVSQRVRALLESHLTPDGVLFDSRAWIVTAHKPQQRA, from the coding sequence ATGACCTTCAATCGCGCTGACTTTTACGACGCTGAACTGCGCCGGCATCACGAGCATTTTCGTGCGGCCCTCCATATCGGACTGAAGGACCGCGTGCTCGACATCGGATGCGGTGCGGGCCAGACCACGCGCGATGCGGCCCGCATCGCCCGGGAGGGAAAGGTTGTCGGGGTCGATGTTTCGGAGGAGTTGCTACAGGTTGCCCGTCGGCGCAGCAGCGAGCAGGGACTGCATAATGTCGCGTTCGCGTTGGGTGACGCTCAAACGAAGGCGTTTCCTGCCGTGCATTTCGATCTCTGCATCAGCCGTTTCGGCGCAATGTTTTTCGCCGACCCGGCCGCAGCCTTCGCCAATCTTGGCCGCGCAGTGCGACCCGGAGCCCGTCTCGTGCTGATGGTATGGCAGGCCGCAGACCGCAACGAGTGGGCCACGGCCATTCCGGATGCGTTGGCTCCGGGACGTGCCCCAGCCAACGCTGCCGCGTTCTCGCTCGCCGATCCAGCAGTGACGACAGACATCCTGACCCAAGCCGGATTTGCTTCGGTCGAGTTTGCCCAGGTGCATGAGCCTGTCTTCTACGGTCCGAACATCGATGCGGCCCATGAGGCCGTGGCCGGCCTGTTCATGGAGCAGGGCGATTCACGGAGCCCGGAGAAGGAGGGGGTCTCTCAGCGGGTGCGCGCCTTGCTGGAATCGCATCTGACGCCAGACGGCGTGCTGTTCGACTCGCGGGCCTGGATCGTTACGGCTCACAAGCCGCAACAGCGTGCCTAG
- a CDS encoding DUF6958 family protein, translating into MVSARHASRKREIARVHRVDRAKYEAMRDALLSVLPGKAPGISVAEAKALLLPKRPDDLFPGGAKAGSMRTGTPSLRICPV; encoded by the coding sequence ATGGTGTCTGCCCGCCATGCAAGTCGAAAGCGTGAAATCGCCCGGGTCCACCGGGTTGACCGCGCGAAATACGAGGCAATGCGAGACGCCTTGCTTTCAGTGCTGCCAGGGAAAGCGCCGGGGATCAGCGTGGCTGAAGCCAAGGCCTTGTTGCTGCCGAAACGTCCCGATGACCTGTTTCCCGGTGGGGCCAAAGCCGGATCGATGCGCACTGGCACGCCCAGTTTGCGCATCTGCCCAGTCTGA
- a CDS encoding transposase — MMRTRFTGEQIIGILAEHEAGAKCADLCRKHGKPEGTFYNWKANCLLETEWTATDIPNARNATHKGPFGFRASGQIWPTSADI; from the coding sequence ATGATGCGAACGAGATTCACAGGCGAGCAGATCATCGGCATTCTTGCCGAGCATGAGGCAGGGGCGAAGTGCGCCGATCTGTGCCGCAAGCACGGCAAGCCGGAAGGCACGTTCTACAACTGGAAGGCCAATTGCCTTCTTGAGACCGAATGGACGGCCACCGACATTCCGAACGCTCGTAACGCCACGCATAAGGGCCCGTTCGGCTTCCGTGCTAGCGGCCAGATATGGCCAACATCTGCGGACATCTGA
- the rbsK gene encoding ribokinase, whose amino-acid sequence MSKQGGVVILGIFAADTSYKAKRLPHIAETLMGSEFTLGPGGKGSNQAIAAAKAGGKATFISRVGNDPFGDMALAAYASAGVKANVMRMEGVSTGAAFIFVNEDNGDNAIIVVPGAAGLIGIEDVEANRADIENAAIFMTQLEQPLEAALHGLAIAKAAGVTTVFNPAPARAIPEELYALSDFIVPNEIEAAELVDHAIETDEQARAAGEMLLQRGAGAAIITLGDRGALYHAHGQSEFIPAYSAGKVVDTTGAGDAFLGGFATALSEGQTPVDAVRFGCATAAIAVTRPGTAPSMPSRTEIDAVLQSV is encoded by the coding sequence ATGAGCAAACAGGGTGGAGTTGTTATTCTCGGCATTTTTGCCGCCGACACGTCCTACAAGGCAAAGCGCCTGCCCCACATCGCCGAAACGTTGATGGGATCGGAGTTCACTCTGGGGCCTGGCGGCAAGGGATCCAACCAGGCGATTGCCGCGGCCAAGGCAGGTGGCAAAGCGACCTTCATTTCGCGAGTGGGGAATGATCCATTTGGTGACATGGCGCTGGCGGCCTATGCATCAGCGGGCGTCAAGGCCAATGTGATGCGGATGGAAGGTGTATCGACAGGTGCAGCGTTCATCTTTGTCAATGAAGACAATGGTGACAATGCCATCATCGTCGTTCCCGGCGCGGCGGGGCTCATCGGTATCGAGGATGTCGAAGCCAACAGGGCCGACATCGAGAACGCCGCCATCTTCATGACCCAGCTCGAGCAACCGCTGGAGGCGGCCCTTCACGGTCTGGCCATTGCGAAAGCCGCAGGCGTGACGACGGTCTTCAATCCCGCCCCGGCGCGCGCCATTCCGGAAGAATTATACGCTCTTTCAGATTTCATCGTCCCCAACGAGATCGAAGCAGCCGAACTTGTCGATCACGCCATCGAAACCGATGAGCAGGCGCGTGCCGCCGGAGAGATGCTGCTGCAAAGAGGCGCAGGGGCTGCCATCATCACGCTCGGTGACCGAGGCGCGCTCTATCACGCGCACGGACAGAGTGAGTTCATTCCGGCGTATTCGGCGGGCAAAGTGGTCGATACCACCGGTGCGGGTGACGCTTTTCTCGGCGGTTTTGCCACAGCTCTTTCCGAGGGACAAACTCCGGTCGACGCGGTGCGCTTCGGGTGCGCAACGGCAGCAATTGCCGTCACCCGCCCGGGGACCGCACCATCGATGCCGTCGCGCACGGAGATCGACGCCGTCCTGCAATCGGTGTGA
- a CDS encoding RbsD/FucU family protein, with product MLKGIRAELSGDILQALCTMGHGDVVVVSDANFPSDSVARQTRLGSLLTMGNIPAPQAIEAILSVFPLDTPLQPSVGRMEVIGKPDEVPTIQQEVQAIVDRAEGKPAPMYAVERMAFYEVAKKAHCVIATGELRFYGCFLLTKGVIPIEDVVR from the coding sequence ATGCTCAAAGGCATTCGGGCCGAACTTAGCGGCGACATTCTTCAAGCGCTTTGCACGATGGGCCATGGCGACGTGGTGGTCGTCTCGGACGCGAATTTTCCCTCTGATTCCGTTGCCCGCCAGACGCGGCTCGGCAGCCTTTTAACGATGGGAAACATCCCGGCACCGCAGGCTATTGAGGCAATACTCTCGGTCTTCCCCCTGGATACGCCACTCCAACCCTCCGTGGGCCGCATGGAAGTGATTGGCAAGCCCGACGAGGTTCCGACGATCCAGCAGGAAGTACAGGCAATTGTTGACCGCGCCGAGGGCAAGCCTGCACCCATGTATGCGGTCGAGCGGATGGCGTTTTACGAAGTCGCGAAGAAGGCCCATTGTGTGATCGCGACAGGTGAACTGCGGTTTTACGGATGCTTCCTCCTGACCAAGGGTGTCATTCCGATAGAGGATGTCGTCAGATGA